One segment of Solanum stenotomum isolate F172 chromosome 1, ASM1918654v1, whole genome shotgun sequence DNA contains the following:
- the LOC125863993 gene encoding uncharacterized protein LOC125863993 produces the protein MASTHRKLVSFMIITFCLVIDHTSAEWLNHGGDITNRRSAPGEILISPRTINRLKLKWKFLPGFDITATPAVANGVVYFPSWNGNLYAVNSLTGGLIWQQNLTRLTGLPIPPGRTVNLTVSRATPVVVNDLLLVGIYGPAVVIAVTRLTGALVWSTQLDPRPLALITQSGTVHLGGYYVGVSSVENTVPSAAQCCIFRGSLVKLNVRTGAIIWQTYTLPDNGGRLGGYSGAAIWGSSPAIDIVRGHVYVGTGNLYSAPPEVLKCQAAQNRTTPPAVPDQCIGKDIHFDSILALDLYSGQIAWATQLGGYDVFTFACLVPNNPDCPPGPNVDADFGEAPMMLTIFSNGRFRDVVVAVQKSGFAWALDRNNGNIVWFKKAGPGGAEGGGIWGAATDGRRVYTNIANGNRLPFTLAPSTQTTTAGGWVAMNANTGQILWTTANPSNETSPGPVTIVNGVLFAGSVAPNGPLYAMDASNGKILWTFNTGATIYGGASISYGCVFIGHGYSVGLAKLFHPTWTTGTSLFAFCIV, from the exons TGGTTGAATCATGGTGGTGACATAACAAACAGAAGGTCAGCTCCTGGAGAAATTTTGATCAGCCCAAGAACTATAAACAGGTTGAAATTAAAGTGGAAATTCCTACCCGGATTCGACATTACAGCAACCCCAGCAGTTGCAAATGGAGTAGTTTACTTCCCATCATGGAATGGAAATCTGTATGCAGTGAATTCACTAACTGGAGGACTCATATGGCAACAAAATCTTACAAGGCTCACTGGGCTGCCCATACCCCCAGGAAGAACTGTGAATCTGACAGTGTCAAGAGCAACACCAGTTGTGGTTAATGATCTTTTACTTGTGGGGATTTATGGACCTGCTGTTGTGATTGCAGTAACAAGGTTAACAGGTGCACTTGTTTGGTCCACTCAGCTTGATCCAAGGCCTCTGGCTCTTATCACTCAATCAGGAACAGTTCACTTGGG TGGATATTATGTGGGAGTATCATCAGTGGAGAATACGGTACCATCAGCTGCACAATGCTGCATATTTAGAGGCAGCCTAGTAAAACTAAATGTTAGAACTGGTGCAATTATATGGCAAACCTATACACTTCCAGACAATGGCGGGCGCCTCGGAGGCTATTCCGGTGCAGCAATATGGGGAAGCAGCCCAGCTATTGACATAGTCAGAGGACATGTCTATGTAGGAACTGGAAATCTTTACTCAGCTCCACCAGAAGTGCTGAAATGCCAAGCAGCACAAAACAGAACAACGCCACCAGCTGTTCCTGATCAATGTATTGGTAAAGATATTCATTTTGATTCAATTCTTGCACTGGATTTGTATTCTGGACAAATTGCGTGGGCTACACAGCTTGGTGGCTACGACGTTTTCACTTTCGCATGTTTGGTTCCTAATAATCCTGATTGCCCACCGGGGCCTAACGTGGATGCTGATTTTGGAGAGGCGCCTATGATGCTAACCATATTTTCAAATGGAAGATTTCGCGATGTTGTGGTGGCTGTGCAGAAAAGTGGCTTTGCTTGGGCGCTTGATCGCAACAACGGAAATATTGTTTGGTTTAAG AAAGCAGGACCGGGGGGTGCGGAGGGAGGAGGAATATGGGGTGCAGCCACAGATGGACGGCGAGTTTACACTAACATAGCGAATGGAAACAGACTTCCTTTCACCCTGGCACCTTCAACTCAAACAACAACAGCTGGTGGATGGGTGGCAATGAATGCAAACACAGGACAAATCCTATGGACCACTGCAAATCCTAGCAACGAAACGTCCCCTGGGCCGGTCACCATAGTTAATGGAGTTCTCTTTGCAGGATCAGTGGCACCTAATGGACCTCTCTATGCCATGGATGCCAGTAATGGAAAAATCTTATGGACATTTAACACTGGTGCTACTATCTATGGGGGTGCATCAATTAGCTATGGTTGTGTCTTTATTGGCCATGGATATTCCGTTGGTCTAGCTAAGTTGTTCCATCCAACTTGGACCACTGGGACTTCACTCTTTGCCTTTTGCATTGTGTGA